One window of Chloroflexus aggregans DSM 9485 genomic DNA carries:
- a CDS encoding R2-like ligand-binding oxidase produces the protein MSHTNFVTTSRGLRRNSPPMRLFEKAKQFGIWNPSLLDFSRDIDDWNRLSDEERDLLLRLTALFQAGEEAVTLDLLPLIKAIAHDGRLEEELFLTTFLFEEAKHTDFFARFISEVARVDPDLSRYHTPSYRALIYDALPRAMQRLEHDPSPFNLAEASLTYNMIVEGVLAETGYHGYFTILDTHNLMPGVREGIRLLKQDESRHIAYGIYLLSRLIAADRQIWDHIVERMNELVIHALGVIDEIFTSYDTMPFGLQIETFSTFALNQFQRRLNRLELACQQSLAEIEGLATDDEEAA, from the coding sequence ATGTCCCACACCAATTTCGTCACGACGAGCCGTGGCTTACGTCGCAACAGCCCACCAATGCGTCTGTTTGAGAAAGCAAAACAGTTTGGCATCTGGAACCCCTCACTGCTCGATTTCAGCCGTGACATTGACGATTGGAATCGGCTGAGTGACGAAGAACGCGATTTATTACTACGTCTGACGGCCCTCTTTCAGGCCGGCGAAGAAGCTGTTACCCTCGACTTGTTACCTCTGATCAAAGCCATTGCGCACGATGGACGGCTAGAGGAGGAGCTATTTCTCACCACGTTCTTGTTTGAAGAAGCCAAGCATACCGATTTCTTTGCCCGCTTCATCAGCGAAGTAGCCCGCGTCGACCCCGACCTCAGTCGCTACCATACGCCTAGCTATCGGGCACTGATTTACGACGCGCTTCCGCGTGCAATGCAACGTCTAGAGCACGATCCGTCACCGTTCAACCTCGCCGAAGCGTCGCTCACGTACAATATGATCGTTGAAGGGGTACTCGCCGAGACCGGATACCACGGCTACTTCACAATTCTCGACACTCACAATCTGATGCCCGGTGTACGTGAGGGGATTCGGCTGCTCAAACAAGACGAGTCGCGTCACATTGCGTATGGCATCTACCTCCTATCACGCCTGATCGCTGCCGACCGGCAGATTTGGGATCATATCGTTGAGCGGATGAACGAGCTTGTCATACACGCTTTAGGCGTCATCGATGAGATCTTTACCAGTTATGATACAATGCCGTTTGGCTTGCAAATCGAGACCTTCAGCACCTTCGCCCTAAACCAATTCCAACGCCGTCTTAATCGGCTGGAACTGGCGTGTCAGCAGAGCCTCGCCGAGATTGAAGGACTGGCGACCGATGATGAGGAAGCCGCATGA
- a CDS encoding SDR family NAD(P)-dependent oxidoreductase, translating to MSTFLRRVVLLTGAGGGLGREFAHQLLAAGADLILSSHHPHRLTAAAEFAAHHQTSPHPGRIRALLPADLSDPASCDRLAQQVMHVAPDLDLIIHNAGVGLYGPLNVIPPAAIERLLQINLHAPIRLTAALLPMLRHRPNGQIVFISSILGRAALPNISVYSAAKFGLRGFASGLAADGYCVSTVYPFFTQTDILDAPQYGEGPPRRVPRWLVDQPRPVVRASLAGIAARRRHIFPGWKAKLFAVVAAVAPDLLPPFSRLV from the coding sequence ATGAGTACGTTCTTGCGACGGGTTGTCTTACTAACCGGTGCCGGTGGCGGATTGGGACGCGAGTTTGCTCACCAACTGTTAGCTGCCGGCGCCGACCTTATCCTGAGCAGTCACCATCCACATCGGCTGACTGCCGCTGCCGAGTTTGCGGCCCACCACCAGACGAGTCCGCATCCCGGTCGCATTCGGGCTTTACTACCGGCAGACTTGAGCGATCCGGCTAGTTGTGACCGGCTGGCCCAACAGGTGATGCATGTAGCCCCCGATCTCGATCTGATTATTCACAACGCCGGCGTCGGTCTGTATGGCCCACTCAATGTTATCCCGCCGGCTGCCATCGAACGTCTCTTACAGATTAATCTCCACGCCCCGATCCGACTCACCGCCGCACTCTTACCGATGTTGCGCCATCGTCCTAACGGACAGATCGTCTTCATCTCGTCGATCCTTGGTCGCGCCGCACTACCCAATATTAGCGTCTACAGTGCGGCGAAGTTCGGCCTGCGCGGCTTTGCCAGTGGTCTCGCTGCCGACGGCTATTGCGTCAGTACGGTTTATCCTTTTTTCACCCAAACCGACATCCTCGATGCACCACAGTATGGCGAAGGCCCGCCACGGCGTGTCCCGCGCTGGTTGGTCGATCAGCCGCGCCCGGTGGTCCGAGCGAGCCTTGCCGGGATCGCTGCCCGTCGCCGACATATCTTTCCTGGTTGGAAAGCAAAACTGTTCGCAGTTGTTGCTGCGGTTGCGCCTGATCTCCTACCACCGTTTAGCCGGCTGGTGTAG
- a CDS encoding M20 family metallopeptidase yields MSELAEELTRLTCDLIRFETIADRPDQLQAAIDYVAAYVADLPSLHIERSSAGGKPALVMTLRPTRSPRLILNGHLDVVVGQPHQFTPEIRNGRIYGRGSQDMKGSIAVMLRLIRDLATQPNPPDVGFQFVTDEEIGGRHGTGRLRDEGWSCEFMLCLEPTDLGILFEHKGGMWAKLRLPGRAAHGSRPWEGDNPIYRLARGINALAERYPPPTGPHEWRTSVTPTEIHAGAGSRNQVPAEVFVTFDIRWTPDTTPEAIQADLAAVFPDSEFVSVMASAGLRTDPEHHEVERIANLIERHTGQPPRFYREHFATDARYYSHLGIPAICLGPVGAGLHSAEEWVEIASLVTLYHIINDYVKSI; encoded by the coding sequence ATGAGCGAACTTGCCGAGGAACTGACCCGTCTGACCTGTGATCTCATCCGATTTGAGACGATTGCCGACCGACCTGACCAGTTGCAGGCTGCAATTGATTATGTTGCCGCATACGTGGCCGATCTACCGTCGTTGCACATTGAACGGAGTAGCGCAGGCGGTAAACCGGCCCTCGTGATGACCTTACGACCTACGCGATCACCACGGCTCATACTCAACGGCCACCTTGATGTCGTCGTAGGGCAACCACATCAATTTACACCAGAGATACGCAACGGCCGCATTTACGGGCGTGGTAGCCAGGATATGAAAGGTAGTATTGCGGTCATGCTCCGCCTGATCCGCGATTTGGCAACCCAACCCAACCCACCCGATGTTGGTTTTCAGTTTGTGACCGATGAGGAGATCGGCGGCCGTCACGGCACCGGTCGGCTGCGCGACGAAGGCTGGAGCTGCGAGTTCATGCTCTGCCTCGAACCAACCGATCTCGGCATTTTGTTCGAGCACAAAGGTGGGATGTGGGCCAAACTGCGCTTACCCGGTCGTGCTGCTCACGGTTCACGACCATGGGAAGGTGATAATCCAATCTATCGGCTGGCCCGTGGGATCAATGCGCTGGCCGAACGCTACCCACCACCCACCGGCCCCCACGAATGGCGCACCTCGGTAACACCAACGGAAATTCACGCCGGTGCCGGTTCACGCAACCAAGTACCGGCAGAGGTGTTCGTTACGTTCGATATTCGTTGGACGCCGGATACAACCCCAGAAGCGATTCAGGCCGATCTCGCTGCTGTCTTCCCCGATAGTGAGTTTGTAAGTGTGATGGCCAGCGCCGGTCTCCGCACCGATCCTGAACATCACGAAGTTGAACGGATCGCAAACCTGATCGAACGTCATACCGGCCAACCACCACGCTTCTACCGCGAACATTTCGCCACCGATGCGCGTTACTACTCTCACCTTGGCATTCCGGCCATCTGTCTCGGTCCGGTGGGAGCCGGGTTACATTCGGCTGAAGAGTGGGTGGAGATTGCCAGTCTGGTCACGCTCTACCACATCATTAACGACTACGTCAAAAGTATTTAG
- a CDS encoding methyltransferase domain-containing protein has translation MLYLLQTLPGLAALTWREVEQKIHTDERTAPRQVGVRNVPGRNDLILLDYQGSPRRLLELRTIEDVFVVATRGFKIAPDERGLRQIHAATRNEEVVKPALTLWQRLNGGKRNGSFRVVARMVGKHRFQRYELGRAVSDAIRDGWPGRWQPVNEEADLEVWATLIEQELIVAIRLSDASLRIRGKIAHLPASLRPALAATMVMLTQPAADDIFLDPMAGVGTILLERAAAGPFTALYGGDISPAAVTAMQANLRGIHGQITVRRWNATKLPLPDASVTKVAVNLPFGTQIGEGEDLEELYHDVLRQIARVLKPGGRLVTLVANQQLLDRARTHAAPVLRATARHRVLVLGHRATICEHIRVPDTAAAPPPPIPAEDDDWE, from the coding sequence ATGCTCTACCTCCTCCAAACCTTACCCGGCCTCGCCGCGCTCACATGGCGTGAAGTTGAACAAAAAATCCATACCGACGAACGGACTGCGCCACGCCAGGTTGGGGTGCGTAACGTACCGGGCCGCAACGATCTTATCCTCCTTGATTACCAAGGCTCACCGCGCCGATTACTGGAACTGCGTACCATCGAAGATGTCTTCGTTGTCGCGACACGTGGCTTCAAAATCGCACCTGACGAGCGCGGATTACGCCAGATTCATGCCGCAACCCGTAATGAGGAAGTCGTCAAACCGGCACTCACGTTGTGGCAACGGCTCAATGGAGGCAAACGGAACGGCAGCTTTCGCGTCGTTGCGCGGATGGTCGGCAAACACCGCTTCCAGCGCTACGAGCTAGGGCGGGCTGTCAGTGACGCGATCCGCGATGGCTGGCCAGGCCGTTGGCAGCCGGTAAACGAAGAAGCCGATTTAGAGGTGTGGGCCACCCTGATCGAACAAGAACTGATCGTCGCGATCCGGCTTTCCGATGCGTCGTTGCGTATTCGTGGCAAAATTGCCCACTTACCGGCCTCACTGCGTCCGGCCCTTGCCGCGACAATGGTGATGCTGACCCAGCCGGCGGCTGATGACATTTTTCTCGACCCAATGGCCGGCGTCGGTACGATCTTGCTAGAACGGGCTGCCGCCGGACCATTTACCGCGCTCTACGGCGGTGATATTAGCCCGGCTGCGGTGACGGCCATGCAAGCCAATCTCCGTGGTATCCACGGTCAGATCACAGTACGCCGCTGGAACGCGACCAAACTACCGTTGCCCGACGCCAGCGTGACCAAGGTTGCCGTTAATTTGCCGTTCGGCACCCAGATCGGCGAAGGTGAAGACCTCGAAGAGCTATACCACGACGTGTTGCGCCAGATCGCGCGTGTGCTCAAACCGGGTGGACGGCTGGTGACCCTCGTTGCCAATCAACAACTGCTCGACCGGGCCAGAACACATGCAGCACCGGTCTTACGTGCCACGGCTCGCCACCGTGTACTGGTACTCGGTCATCGGGCAACAATCTGTGAACATATTCGGGTTCCTGATACGGCAGCAGCACCACCGCCACCCATACCTGCCGAAGATGACGATTGGGAGTAA
- the ybeY gene encoding rRNA maturation RNase YbeY produces the protein MTYTVEVLVDDDLAVDAALVERAAQAVLTAEQVPAGCEVCIRITTDAELHRLNRDFRGVDAPTDVLSFADDGNSSQFVTAPNLPRYLGDIAISYDRVLVQAAEYGHSPARELAYLTVHGMLHLLGYDHERGPADEALMRAREEAVMTALGLPR, from the coding sequence ATGACATATACCGTTGAAGTATTGGTCGATGACGATTTGGCGGTTGACGCGGCCTTGGTTGAACGAGCAGCTCAGGCAGTGTTAACCGCCGAGCAGGTTCCCGCCGGTTGTGAGGTTTGCATCCGTATTACGACAGATGCCGAATTACACCGGCTCAACCGCGATTTTCGAGGGGTTGATGCGCCAACCGATGTTCTCTCGTTTGCCGATGATGGTAATAGTAGTCAGTTTGTGACCGCGCCAAACCTTCCGCGATACCTCGGTGATATTGCTATCTCCTACGATCGGGTGTTGGTGCAAGCGGCGGAATACGGCCATAGCCCAGCCCGTGAGTTGGCCTACTTAACCGTACACGGGATGTTACATCTGCTGGGGTATGACCACGAGCGCGGTCCCGCCGATGAGGCCCTTATGCGTGCGCGTGAAGAGGCGGTGATGACTGCCCTAGGTTTGCCACGCTGA
- a CDS encoding NUDIX hydrolase — protein sequence MTSRRSLSHRTAYSAGGVIYRIVAPQIEVALIATDRGERWGLPKGHVNRGETAEAAAVREVAEETGLFGVVERHLATIEYWFRSGSGRVHKYVDLFLLRYEHGEIRPQAGEVDDARWFTLDEALQRVSFERERDVLLLARQILCGVRDSPP from the coding sequence ATGACTTCACGCCGTTCATTGTCGCACCGTACAGCCTATTCGGCCGGCGGTGTTATCTACCGGATCGTCGCCCCACAGATCGAAGTGGCGTTAATTGCCACCGATCGTGGGGAACGCTGGGGATTGCCCAAGGGTCACGTCAATCGTGGTGAGACCGCTGAGGCCGCAGCCGTGCGTGAAGTTGCGGAAGAAACCGGGTTGTTCGGTGTGGTCGAGCGGCATTTGGCAACCATCGAGTATTGGTTCCGTTCGGGATCGGGCCGGGTCCATAAGTACGTCGATCTCTTTTTGCTGCGCTACGAGCACGGTGAGATTCGTCCTCAGGCCGGCGAGGTTGACGATGCGCGTTGGTTCACGCTCGATGAAGCTCTGCAGCGGGTCTCATTTGAGCGGGAAAGGGATGTTTTGCTCCTGGCGCGGCAAATCTTGTGCGGTGTTCGAGACTCACCACCATGA
- a CDS encoding inorganic diphosphatase, which translates to MQNLWHDLEPGPDVPNVIHVVVEIPKGSRNKYEFDKRIGAFRLDRVLYSAVQYPGDYGFMPQTYYDDGDPLDVLVMTNLPTFPGCIVEARPLGLFRMLDKGEPDDKVLAVLQYDPFFADYHNYTALPAHYLREVEHFFTVYKDLEGSRVEPVGWESADVARERIQYSIDRYWDMRAGRVLKRA; encoded by the coding sequence ATGCAGAACCTATGGCACGATCTGGAGCCCGGTCCAGACGTTCCGAACGTCATTCATGTTGTTGTTGAGATTCCGAAAGGTTCACGTAACAAGTATGAATTTGACAAGCGGATCGGTGCCTTTCGTCTCGACCGTGTGCTCTATTCAGCCGTTCAATACCCTGGCGACTATGGCTTTATGCCGCAGACATACTATGACGACGGCGATCCGCTCGATGTGTTGGTGATGACCAACTTACCAACCTTCCCCGGCTGTATTGTCGAGGCACGGCCATTGGGTTTATTCCGAATGCTCGACAAGGGTGAGCCGGACGACAAAGTACTGGCAGTGTTGCAGTACGATCCCTTCTTCGCCGATTATCACAATTACACTGCTCTGCCGGCGCATTATTTGCGTGAGGTTGAGCACTTCTTTACCGTGTATAAAGACCTTGAAGGCTCACGGGTCGAGCCGGTCGGCTGGGAGTCGGCGGATGTCGCTCGCGAGCGGATCCAGTACTCGATTGACCGCTATTGGGATATGCGTGCCGGTCGGGTGCTCAAGCGTGCCTGA
- a CDS encoding WD40 repeat domain-containing protein, with protein MVLCRLSLLCLLVLVGCTGLGTTPPTQSSLPNVPPTVALPLPLPTVVPTLPPTSTPLASTPTPIPPTPLPQPVVLAPTYSEEILFLRGGSLVAIDPSSNQERVLANNVRDVAIDPTGRHIAVASNQIISLIDRSSGAAQTLVSGRIAYGLSWAPDGLTLAYAAAPQPPTLPFDWMQWSNWCATATVYLIDLPTLNELTIGSGCDPVFASDGRRLAFATSPSAQPSSLNFPGQTNAIRLVNRAGANAWDLATANGSTGLGYLVYRPTWLPDAKMVAYQRFFGYQALVDLNLTMITDSSGGTENPTLIGTGWLRPPAFSPDGRYVASVEYNFSDARGFSGYDVWSFALVELVGQRSEASPSGNLTLLGQLVTKLPRITSAAWSPNGNNLVVLAPANWNPTDNPNDPLYSFTTPGELWLLSSGGQPQQTVNSNVDYASPLIWAYEGLVTAQMGSAMIRYPANWQLSPVTNNGELVATGNGRFIGRRTVANPALLNGSTWMQTVSDWVSVTQANQPYQMPDGSYLATFTGQAADGSSIGGAARFDTTTIIISYASASAWPNERAFGIGLAFAAQ; from the coding sequence ATGGTACTGTGCCGGCTTAGTCTGCTCTGTCTACTGGTGCTGGTTGGATGTACAGGGCTGGGAACGACACCGCCGACGCAGTCGTCGCTACCGAACGTTCCGCCGACGGTGGCCTTGCCGTTGCCGCTACCAACGGTGGTGCCGACGTTGCCACCAACATCCACTCCACTTGCCTCGACGCCGACGCCAATCCCGCCGACACCGCTGCCTCAACCGGTGGTGCTTGCGCCAACATACTCAGAGGAGATTCTGTTTTTACGTGGTGGTTCGTTAGTAGCCATCGATCCGTCAAGTAACCAGGAACGGGTGTTGGCGAATAATGTACGTGATGTGGCGATTGATCCGACCGGTCGGCATATTGCAGTGGCTTCCAATCAGATCATCAGTCTAATCGACCGCAGTAGCGGTGCGGCGCAAACACTGGTATCGGGCCGGATTGCGTATGGTCTGAGTTGGGCACCTGACGGATTAACGCTGGCGTATGCAGCCGCTCCTCAACCACCTACGTTGCCGTTTGATTGGATGCAATGGAGTAATTGGTGTGCTACGGCGACTGTGTACCTGATTGACCTGCCGACGCTCAACGAGCTTACCATTGGGTCGGGCTGCGATCCGGTATTCGCCTCTGATGGTCGTCGTTTGGCTTTTGCGACGTCGCCATCGGCTCAACCTAGTTCCTTGAACTTCCCCGGCCAAACCAACGCCATTCGATTGGTGAATCGGGCCGGTGCCAATGCGTGGGATCTGGCGACGGCCAATGGTTCAACCGGATTGGGGTATCTCGTGTATCGGCCGACGTGGCTACCGGATGCGAAGATGGTAGCCTATCAGCGTTTTTTTGGTTATCAGGCATTAGTTGATCTTAATCTGACGATGATTACCGATAGTAGCGGAGGTACTGAAAATCCGACTCTGATCGGAACAGGCTGGCTCCGTCCACCGGCCTTTTCGCCTGATGGTCGGTATGTCGCTTCGGTAGAATATAACTTTAGTGATGCTCGTGGCTTCAGCGGCTATGATGTTTGGTCGTTTGCGCTGGTTGAGCTGGTGGGACAGCGGAGTGAAGCGTCACCGAGCGGTAATCTAACTTTGCTTGGTCAGTTGGTGACCAAATTGCCACGCATTACTTCGGCAGCCTGGTCGCCAAACGGCAATAATCTGGTAGTACTCGCTCCTGCGAATTGGAATCCAACAGACAATCCGAATGACCCACTCTATAGTTTCACAACACCCGGTGAGCTGTGGCTCCTCTCGTCAGGCGGTCAGCCACAGCAAACGGTGAACAGTAACGTTGACTATGCTAGTCCGCTCATCTGGGCTTATGAAGGTCTCGTGACTGCGCAGATGGGATCGGCAATGATCCGTTACCCTGCCAATTGGCAACTCTCGCCGGTTACGAACAACGGTGAGTTGGTTGCAACCGGGAATGGGCGATTCATTGGGCGACGTACCGTCGCTAATCCGGCTTTGCTGAACGGATCGACGTGGATGCAAACGGTCTCCGATTGGGTGTCGGTGACCCAAGCGAACCAACCGTACCAAATGCCTGACGGGAGCTATCTCGCCACCTTCACCGGCCAAGCGGCTGATGGAAGTTCGATCGGCGGAGCTGCTCGGTTCGATACGACCACGATCATCATCAGTTATGCGTCGGCGTCGGCATGGCCGAACGAGCGGGCATTTGGCATTGGGCTGGCGTTTGCGGCCCAATAA